From Paenibacillus sp. FSL H8-0537:
CATGATGGTTATTCCCATCCCTATTCTTTTGCTGGATATTTTGCTTATTCTGAATATTTCAGTCGCTTTAATGATATTGCTTATCGCAATGAATACGAAGGAAGCGCTGGAGTTTTCCATCTTTCCCGCAGTTTTGCTTGTTACGACCTTATTCCGATTAGCACTCAACGTTTCTACAACCCGGAACATTTTGCAGCATGCAGAAGCGGGGGAAGTTGTCGCAACATTCGGTAGATGGGTTGGCGGCGGGCAAATCGCGATCGGGTTTATCGTCTTCCTTATTCTCGTCGTCGTTCAGTTCATCGTTATTACGAAAGGTTCTGAGCGGGTCGCCGAGGTTGCAGCAAGGTTTACGCTCGATGCGATGCCCGGCAAGCAAATGAGTATTGATGCCGACTTAAACGCGGGGCTCATTAATGAGCAGCAGGCACGGGCCCGTCGTTCCAAAATTGAAAGAGAAGCGGATTTCTACGGAGCTATGGATGGTGCCAGCAAGTTTGTAAAAGGGGATGCGATCGCATCCATCATCATTCTCATTATTAACCTGGTTGGTGGATTTATAATCGGAATGGCGATACATGGTTTTCCCTTTGCTGAGGCACTCGAAACTTACTCGATATTAACGATCGGGGACGGTCTCGTCAGCCAAATTCCAGCATTGCTTATTTCGGTAGCAGCAGGCTTAATTGTTACACGTGCTGCATCGGACGGAAACCTGGCGCAGGATTTAACTGCACAGTTATTTAAATACCCTAATCTTTTATACATAGTTTCAGGAACAATAGCTTTGCTTGGTCTCGTTTCGCCAATCGGCGTTATGCGTACGCTCCCCTTTGCGGGACTGCTCGCATTTGGAGCATGGAAAATGAAGAAGCTGCAGGAGAAGCAAGTGGAGCAAGAGGAGATGCTTGTGGAAGAGCAGCAAATTGAAGAGGTTCGCAATCCGGAGAGCGTTATTGGCTTGCTGCAGGTGGATCCAATCGAGTTTGAATTTGGCTACGGCCTGATTCCACTGGCAGACACGCAGCAGGGCGGGGATTTGCTGGATCGTATCATTATGATCAGAAGGCAATGCGCGCTTGAGCTAGGTCTTGTCGTTCCCGTTATTCGAATCCGCGACAATATTCAACTAAGGCCAAATGAATACGTTGTTAAGATTAAAGGGAATACGGTTGCGAAAGGCGAGCTTCTGCTCAATCATTATTTGGCAATGAGCCCAGGTTTCGATGATGAATCGGTACTCGGTATCGAAACAACAGAGCCGGCATTCGGGCTTCCAGCCATTTGGATTGACGAGCAGATGAAGGAAAGAGCGGAAATGTCGGGATACACCGTCGTAGATCCGCCTTCGGTTGTCGCCACGCATTTGACTGAAATTATTAAGCGTCATGCGCATGAGCTGCTTGGCCGTCAAGAGACGAAGGCGCTTATTGAAAATGTCAAGGAATCGTATCCAGCGCTTATCGACGATCTCATTCCTTCTGTTCTATCGATTGGCGATTTGCAAAAAGTGCTTGCCAAGCTGCTTCGTGAAAAAGTTTCGATCCGCGATCTGGTGACGATTTTCGAAACACTTGCCGATCATGGTCATTACACGAAAGATCCCGATGTGCTGACGGAATATGTCAGACAAGCGCTGTCAAGGCAAATTACCCAGCAGTTTGCGGCAACGGGAGACAAGCTTAAAGTGATTACAGTCGGGCCGGCGATGGAGAAGAAAATCGCTGAATCCGTGCAGCAGACCGATCAGGGGAGTTACATTGCGCTTGATCCGATCGTCACTCAACAAATTTATTCCAAGCTGAATGAGCAGGTTACCCGGCAAATTCAGTCTGGACAGCAGCCTGTTGTACTCACTTCCCCTACAATCCGCATGTATTTGCGCCAGATTGTGGAGCGGACGATGCAGGAGGTTCCGGTCATTTCTTATAGTGAGCTTGAACCTAGCGTTGAAGTTCAGAGCGTAGGGGTGGTGAATTTATGAGAGTGAAACGTTACGTAGTCAATGCCCTTCCCGAGGCGCTGCCAATGATTCGAAGCGATCTTGGCAAAGATGCCGTTATATTGAATACGAAAGAAGTCAAAGTCGGCGGCTTCATGGGCATGTTCCGCAAAAAGAAGATGGAAGTTATTGCCGCTGTTGAGTCCAGCGCAGCTGCTCCAGAAAATCCGCCGCAGAAGCGCAAAGCGCCGGATGATGTCAGTGCCGTTATGGCTGCCATTACGGAGACGATGCAAAAGCAGCAGCGTGTAGCATCGGCAACCGCAGCTGCTACAGCTACGGTTGAACCGCCGGCAAGACCTGCGCCAGTTGCAGCGGCTTCTCCGGTCAGCGATCAGCTGATGGATGAAATTAAAGGGATTAAGCAGTCCCTCCTGCAGCTTTCTTCTCAAAAAGCAGGAAATTCATTTTCGGAAGCTGCACAAGCACTTCATGACCGCCTTCAAGAGCAGGAGCTGGAAGTGGAGTGGATCGACCAGCTAATGGCGATCATCTCTGAGCAGGAAGCGCAGCAAAGGGAGCCATTGACGCGTTCGCAAGTATGGGAGCTGGCCAAACGGCAGCTGCTCGAATGGATGGCTCCATATGCAGCTGGCATGATCGATGAACAGGCTAGAATCGTTCATTTTGTTGGTCCAACTGGCGTAGGTAAAACGACAACAATCGCTAAGCTTGCGGCTAATCAAACGATTAAGCATAACAAAAAAGTAGGCTTTATTACATCGGATACGTACCGAATTGCCGCCGTTGACCAACTGAGAACATACGCGAATATTTTAAATATTCCGCTGGAGGTTGTTTTTTCTCCTATGGATTTGCCGAAGGCATTCAAGCAGCTTGAAGACCGAGAGCTCATATATATGGATACGGCTGGCCGCAACTTCCGTAATGAGCTGAATGTGTCAGAAGTGAACAGCCTGCTTCAATCGCACGACCGCAATGAAACGGTGCTTGTACTGAGTCTTACCGGCAAAACGAAGGATATGACATCAGTAGCTGGAAATTTTGTGAAATACGGCATCGAGAAGGTGCTGTTTACGAAGCAGGATGAAACGGCGGTGTACGGCTCTATTTTCAACCTTGTGCTGAGGTTTGGTTTAACACCGACTTATGTGGCAAGAGGGCAGACGGTGCCGGATGACATCGATCGTTTTGACGCTGCTGCTTATATGAATGACTTGCTGGGGGAAGCGGACGATGAATGATCAAGCTGAAGCGCTGCGACATATGGTAAAGGCAAGCAGCAGCGAAGGCGGCAATCGCGAAACGCGCATTTTGGCTGTCACCAGCGGCAAGGGCGGTGTTGGCAAGTCCAACTTTAGTCTCAATTTTGCGCTGATGCTTCAGAAGCTGGGTCAGAAGGTTCTCGTTTTTGATGTCGATATTGGAATGGCGAATATCGATATACTGATGGGCGTACGCTCCTCCTACCATTTATACCATTTGTTCAAGCAGGACAAAACGATTTGGGATGTCGTTCAGGAAGGGCCCGAAGGACTGCATTTTATTGCAGGCGGATCAGGCATCAAGGATTTGCTGGAGCTGTCGGAGAAAGAGCTGACTTTGTTTACGGAGCAGGTTTCCAAGCTTCAAGGTCTGTACGACGTTATTGTGTTCGATACTGGAGCGGGACTTTCCAAGGAAACGGCGAGATTTATCGCTGCAGCACAGGAAACCATCGTTGTAACGACGCCAGAGCCGACTTCTATAACCGATGCTTATGCCTTGATCAAGATGGTAAAAGCGATGGGCATCCATCCTAATTTCAGACTTATTGTTAATCGGGCAGACAGCAAGCGGGAAGGTCGACTGACAGCAGATAAAATCAATTTGGCTGCCGAGCGCTTCCTAGAAGCCTCCTTGCCATTTCTTGGGCTCGTTCCCGATGATGCTCATGTAGGCAAGGCGGTAAAACGCCAGATTCCTTTCACGATTGCCTACCCAGGCAGTGAAGCATCGAAAGCTATGCATGAAATTGCAGTTCGTTTTCTAGAAAACAAGAAACCGGAATCTGATGCTAAAAACGGTGTAAAGGGATTTTTGCATAAATTATTCAAGCTAACGAGATAGTCCTTTTAATCAGGGGAGGGGAAAAGATGGCTCCTTATCGTGTACTCATTGTAGATGATTCTGCATTTATGAGAAAAATATTTAGTGACTTAATTTTAAAGGATTCAATGTTTTCGATAATAGCGACTGCAACCAATGGGGCCGAAGCTGTTAAAGCAGTGGAAAAATGGAAGCCCGATGTTGTGACGCTTGATCTAGAAATGCCTGAAATGAATGGACTTGAGGCTTTGCAAAAGATTATGAAACAAAACCCGACACCGGTCATAATGCTGTCTGGTATTAGTGAGGACAACACGCGGGATACGATCAAAGCCTTGCAATTTGGAGCGTTTGACTTTATACGCAAGCCGTCAGGCATTGCAACGAATGACATTATCCAAGTTGGTGAGCAATTGATTGAGAAGCTAAAAACAGCGGTACAGGCGAGGAAGCCTTCTTACATTGAAGAGAAGATGGAGCTGCCAGTTAAGGCAAAGGAGCTAGAAACGAAAAAGCCCCTAAAAACCGAAACACCAACAAAAGCAGCATCACGGCTTGCTGCACCTTCTACGGCGAAGAAGAGACCGGAAATTACGCCGCCAATAAAGCCGCCTAGCATTAGCAAAAAGCCGGAACAGCCAGCGGCAGCCAAAGCGGTTGCGCCTTCCTCTACATATAAGCCAGCTGCTCCGCCGATTATAGCGAGCAAAAAAACGGAAGAGCCCGCCCCACCGAAAAAAGAGCTGCCGAGGTCTACATCGTTTCAGCATATTGTCGCAATCGGCGCTTCAACGGGTGGACCGCGTGCCTTGCATACGGTCATTAGCGCTTTGCCGGGCGATTTAGGTGCACCTGTCCTAGTTGTCCAGCATATGCCTCCAAAATTTACAAAATCGCTGGCTCAGCGTCTCGACAGCTTCAGTGCGCTGCATGTCGTTGAAGCGGCGCAAGGCGATCGGGTTCATCCCGGCGTTGTCTATGTTGCTCCCGGAGGCTATCATTTAGAGCTTGGCAAAGATAGTTCCGGTTATTATATTCATTTAACAGAGCAGCCGCAGCGCAATGGGCATCGTCCATCGGTAGATGTGATGTATGAATCATTGGTTCCTTTCAAGGAGCTTAAGCGTCACGCGGTCATCCTGACCGGAATGGGCAGCGATGGTACGAAAGGTCTTAAACAGCTTGTTGAGAGCGGTGCAGTAACCTCTATAGGCGAGGCGGAGGAAACTTGTATCGTTTACGGCATGCCGCGCAGTGCCTACGAAAGCGGAGCAGTCAAGACCGTGCTCCCGCTGCAGCAAATCGCTGCACGTATAGAAAGCTGTGTACTTAAATAACGATTGAAGCAAACACAAGTCTAGCAGGAGGTGCGATACAATGGATATGAATGCCTATCTGTCGATGTTCATCGACGAATCTAACGACCATCTTCAAAGCTTGAATGAAAACTTATTGCGACTGGAAGGCGAGCCGGAAGATCTATCAATTGTTCAAAATA
This genomic window contains:
- the flhA gene encoding flagellar biosynthesis protein FlhA — translated: MKPKDLIVLIGIIGIVLMMVIPIPILLLDILLILNISVALMILLIAMNTKEALEFSIFPAVLLVTTLFRLALNVSTTRNILQHAEAGEVVATFGRWVGGGQIAIGFIVFLILVVVQFIVITKGSERVAEVAARFTLDAMPGKQMSIDADLNAGLINEQQARARRSKIEREADFYGAMDGASKFVKGDAIASIIILIINLVGGFIIGMAIHGFPFAEALETYSILTIGDGLVSQIPALLISVAAGLIVTRAASDGNLAQDLTAQLFKYPNLLYIVSGTIALLGLVSPIGVMRTLPFAGLLAFGAWKMKKLQEKQVEQEEMLVEEQQIEEVRNPESVIGLLQVDPIEFEFGYGLIPLADTQQGGDLLDRIIMIRRQCALELGLVVPVIRIRDNIQLRPNEYVVKIKGNTVAKGELLLNHYLAMSPGFDDESVLGIETTEPAFGLPAIWIDEQMKERAEMSGYTVVDPPSVVATHLTEIIKRHAHELLGRQETKALIENVKESYPALIDDLIPSVLSIGDLQKVLAKLLREKVSIRDLVTIFETLADHGHYTKDPDVLTEYVRQALSRQITQQFAATGDKLKVITVGPAMEKKIAESVQQTDQGSYIALDPIVTQQIYSKLNEQVTRQIQSGQQPVVLTSPTIRMYLRQIVERTMQEVPVISYSELEPSVEVQSVGVVNL
- a CDS encoding chemotaxis response regulator protein-glutamate methylesterase; translation: MAPYRVLIVDDSAFMRKIFSDLILKDSMFSIIATATNGAEAVKAVEKWKPDVVTLDLEMPEMNGLEALQKIMKQNPTPVIMLSGISEDNTRDTIKALQFGAFDFIRKPSGIATNDIIQVGEQLIEKLKTAVQARKPSYIEEKMELPVKAKELETKKPLKTETPTKAASRLAAPSTAKKRPEITPPIKPPSISKKPEQPAAAKAVAPSSTYKPAAPPIIASKKTEEPAPPKKELPRSTSFQHIVAIGASTGGPRALHTVISALPGDLGAPVLVVQHMPPKFTKSLAQRLDSFSALHVVEAAQGDRVHPGVVYVAPGGYHLELGKDSSGYYIHLTEQPQRNGHRPSVDVMYESLVPFKELKRHAVILTGMGSDGTKGLKQLVESGAVTSIGEAEETCIVYGMPRSAYESGAVKTVLPLQQIAARIESCVLK
- a CDS encoding MinD/ParA family protein produces the protein MNDQAEALRHMVKASSSEGGNRETRILAVTSGKGGVGKSNFSLNFALMLQKLGQKVLVFDVDIGMANIDILMGVRSSYHLYHLFKQDKTIWDVVQEGPEGLHFIAGGSGIKDLLELSEKELTLFTEQVSKLQGLYDVIVFDTGAGLSKETARFIAAAQETIVVTTPEPTSITDAYALIKMVKAMGIHPNFRLIVNRADSKREGRLTADKINLAAERFLEASLPFLGLVPDDAHVGKAVKRQIPFTIAYPGSEASKAMHEIAVRFLENKKPESDAKNGVKGFLHKLFKLTR
- the flhF gene encoding flagellar biosynthesis protein FlhF, which gives rise to MRVKRYVVNALPEALPMIRSDLGKDAVILNTKEVKVGGFMGMFRKKKMEVIAAVESSAAAPENPPQKRKAPDDVSAVMAAITETMQKQQRVASATAAATATVEPPARPAPVAAASPVSDQLMDEIKGIKQSLLQLSSQKAGNSFSEAAQALHDRLQEQELEVEWIDQLMAIISEQEAQQREPLTRSQVWELAKRQLLEWMAPYAAGMIDEQARIVHFVGPTGVGKTTTIAKLAANQTIKHNKKVGFITSDTYRIAAVDQLRTYANILNIPLEVVFSPMDLPKAFKQLEDRELIYMDTAGRNFRNELNVSEVNSLLQSHDRNETVLVLSLTGKTKDMTSVAGNFVKYGIEKVLFTKQDETAVYGSIFNLVLRFGLTPTYVARGQTVPDDIDRFDAAAYMNDLLGEADDE